Proteins from a single region of Candidatus Methylacidiphilales bacterium:
- a CDS encoding FHA domain-containing protein encodes MVKPSRPTRIQGFDVALINYLRMSWTYGKTGRLEVENKSAKARANLYFMEGTLCRLDIQYESASPEPEPIEETLLNVLRWVKPELQWYDNEECEDPVLRIEAGEILSLTEDKSLQRRAARWSRITCQLYKKKLVPILPLDLLLITPDGKTAHNRMEANEVVVGRAPDADIMVESQSLSRYHAHICCGKQGLFLWDTGSRNGTFLNGTRLTPYANVPFSMHDKLMLADVRLEVRHAANMTVAAYKLIAEEHMNRLNRTAQRLPAGKLFGKSGASLDMTSAMPKVIEGDGK; translated from the coding sequence ATGGTCAAGCCCTCGCGTCCGACGCGAATCCAGGGTTTTGATGTGGCCTTGATCAATTATCTCCGCATGTCCTGGACCTATGGCAAGACCGGGCGGCTGGAAGTGGAAAACAAGAGCGCCAAAGCCAGGGCAAATTTGTATTTTATGGAAGGCACGCTTTGCCGGTTGGACATCCAATACGAGTCCGCCTCCCCGGAGCCTGAACCGATTGAAGAAACATTGCTCAATGTGCTGCGCTGGGTGAAGCCCGAACTTCAGTGGTATGACAATGAAGAGTGCGAAGATCCGGTATTGAGGATCGAGGCAGGGGAGATCCTGAGCCTGACGGAAGACAAGTCGCTCCAACGCCGTGCGGCGCGTTGGAGCCGGATTACGTGCCAGCTTTACAAAAAAAAGTTGGTACCGATTCTGCCGTTGGACCTTCTTCTTATCACGCCGGACGGGAAAACGGCGCACAATCGCATGGAAGCGAACGAAGTGGTGGTGGGCCGCGCACCGGATGCTGACATCATGGTGGAGAGCCAGTCACTCAGCCGTTACCATGCGCACATTTGCTGCGGGAAACAGGGTTTGTTTCTTTGGGACACGGGGTCCCGCAACGGGACCTTTCTCAACGGAACACGTCTGACTCCGTATGCGAATGTTCCATTTTCCATGCATGACAAGCTGATGCTTGCGGATGTGCGGCTGGAAGTGCGCCATGCGGCAAACATGACCGTGGCTGCTTACAAGTTGATAGCCGAGGAACACATGAACCGCCTGAACCGCACCGCCCAGAGGCTTCCCGCCGGGAAATTGTTTGGAAAATCGGGAGCGTCATTGGACATGACATCGGCGATGCCCAAAGTGATTGAAGGCGACGGCAAATAA
- a CDS encoding DUF1800 family protein — translation MLTPLPDSQWNRDTAAHLLRRAGFGSNPEQLDSWSKLKLGDAVDRLVDWQQVPDPTPNPDWAKPDPTLESKREELRMMSEEDRKKAVQMIGRSQREHVEKLRLWWLTRMFETTRPLQEKMTLFWHGHFATSVEKVKDAYFMWKQNDLFRQLGNGNFEELLVEGGREPAMLIWLDGGSSNLRAPNENYAREVMELFTLGEGHYTEDDIKNAAKAFTGWVVEREKQASEFRPQRFSNEPKTFKGQTGDFNDKDIVHLILQDPNCAPYLAKKLWTFFAYENPEPELVGALAGRFRDAKYEIKPLLRTLFLSEEFYSQKSIRNQIKSPVQWLVGCCKSLNLDRIPWLAPNAIRLLGQDLFAPPSVKGWDGGRNWISTATLLQRCNIARFMIYGGNPASMGILPPNLAKAEEKGKIEIPPGQQPAQPGQPAQPGQNQPPPMDEKMERKQEILQRLARVNIPPMVQVQSLVPPDALSDNKKLIAALSQRLYQSPLNPQLEKACEDYLGGDAKPVSNEKIQGLLYLMMTRPEFQLG, via the coding sequence ATGCTCACGCCCCTGCCGGATTCCCAATGGAACCGCGACACCGCGGCGCATCTCCTTAGACGGGCAGGATTCGGCTCCAATCCCGAGCAGTTGGATTCCTGGTCCAAACTCAAACTTGGAGATGCGGTAGATCGCCTGGTGGACTGGCAGCAAGTCCCCGATCCAACCCCGAACCCGGATTGGGCCAAGCCGGACCCAACCCTTGAATCAAAACGCGAAGAATTGCGGATGATGAGCGAGGAGGACCGGAAAAAAGCCGTTCAAATGATCGGTCGCTCCCAGCGCGAACATGTTGAGAAATTGCGGCTCTGGTGGCTGACCCGCATGTTCGAAACCACGCGCCCGCTTCAGGAAAAGATGACGCTTTTCTGGCATGGCCATTTCGCGACCAGCGTGGAAAAGGTCAAGGACGCCTATTTCATGTGGAAACAGAACGATCTTTTCCGGCAACTCGGCAACGGCAATTTTGAGGAATTGCTCGTGGAAGGCGGCCGCGAACCCGCGATGTTGATCTGGCTTGACGGTGGAAGCAGCAACCTCCGGGCACCCAATGAAAACTATGCCCGTGAAGTCATGGAACTTTTCACGCTGGGCGAGGGCCATTACACGGAGGATGACATCAAGAACGCGGCCAAAGCGTTTACGGGGTGGGTCGTTGAACGCGAGAAACAAGCAAGCGAGTTCCGCCCCCAGCGATTCAGCAATGAACCCAAAACCTTCAAAGGACAAACCGGGGATTTCAACGACAAGGACATTGTTCACTTGATTCTCCAGGACCCGAATTGCGCGCCTTACCTTGCGAAAAAGCTCTGGACTTTTTTCGCTTATGAAAATCCCGAACCGGAGCTGGTGGGCGCCCTGGCCGGGCGGTTCCGCGACGCCAAATACGAAATCAAGCCCCTGCTGCGTACGCTGTTTCTTTCAGAGGAATTTTATTCGCAGAAATCGATTCGCAACCAGATCAAGAGCCCGGTGCAGTGGCTTGTCGGCTGCTGCAAGAGCCTGAATTTAGACCGTATTCCATGGCTTGCGCCCAATGCCATACGCTTGTTAGGCCAGGACCTTTTCGCCCCGCCCAGCGTGAAAGGCTGGGATGGCGGGCGCAATTGGATCAGCACGGCCACGCTCCTGCAGCGCTGCAACATCGCGCGTTTCATGATCTATGGCGGCAATCCGGCCAGCATGGGAATCCTGCCTCCCAATCTCGCCAAGGCCGAGGAAAAGGGCAAAATCGAAATCCCGCCCGGCCAGCAACCCGCGCAACCGGGGCAACCTGCGCAGCCCGGACAAAATCAACCCCCGCCCATGGACGAAAAAATGGAGCGTAAACAGGAAATTCTTCAGCGCCTTGCAAGAGTCAACATTCCGCCCATGGTGCAGGTTCAAAGCCTGGTTCCGCCGGACGCCTTGTCCGACAACAAAAAGCTCATTGCCGCCCTTTCCCAACGCCTGTACCAAAGCCCGCTTAATCCCCAACTGGAAAAAGCATGCGAGGACTATCTCGGGGGCGATGCAAAACCGGTTTCCAACGAAAAAATACAGGGCCTGCTCTATCTGATGATGACCCGGCCCGAATTCCAACTGGGCTAA
- a CDS encoding DUF1501 domain-containing protein has translation MKTRREFLKSGCIGLAATWTLPAFLSKTIFTLDLQAADALTQSLSGADGPILVVLQMGGGNDGLSTVVPFAQDAYYKSRAKLGIPADKILKLTAAAEFGLNPNLTGLKELYDSGSLALLNGVGYPNPNRSHFRSMEIWQTASDSDKSESYGWLGRYFDNACSGADPTVGINLGSMPPQAFLGPKPLGIAMASPDRYRLMESGGSDKQVVQEFYEALNKPQTGDFDSNVSGGSVQNVGMTANHDTAISNLDYLQRTAMDAEFSSREIQTIAKKTYSGVTYPPGQLSNDLRLVARLIGGGLKTRIYYVNQGGYDTHANQQATHSRLMTDLSGALSAFASDLKAQGNFDRVLLMTFSEFGRRVQENASGGTDHGVAGPMFVLGGKVKAGAYGQYPSLTDLDHGDIRHNLDFRSVYATVLDRWLKADSAAILKRKFDSLDFV, from the coding sequence ATGAAAACACGCCGTGAATTTCTAAAATCTGGTTGCATCGGACTGGCGGCCACCTGGACCCTGCCCGCCTTCCTCAGCAAAACCATTTTCACCCTTGATTTGCAGGCGGCTGACGCGCTCACGCAAAGTCTTTCGGGCGCGGATGGTCCCATTCTTGTCGTGCTCCAAATGGGCGGCGGGAATGACGGGTTGAGTACGGTGGTTCCATTTGCTCAGGATGCCTATTATAAAAGCCGCGCCAAACTGGGCATACCCGCGGACAAAATCCTCAAGTTGACCGCAGCCGCAGAGTTCGGCCTGAACCCCAATCTCACCGGGCTAAAAGAGCTGTACGACTCCGGCAGCCTGGCATTGCTCAATGGCGTGGGTTATCCCAATCCCAACCGCTCGCATTTCCGTTCGATGGAAATCTGGCAAACCGCTTCCGATTCCGACAAAAGCGAGTCCTACGGCTGGCTGGGCCGTTACTTCGACAATGCCTGTTCCGGCGCCGATCCCACTGTAGGCATCAATCTGGGCTCCATGCCACCCCAGGCCTTTCTTGGCCCCAAACCACTGGGCATCGCCATGGCCAGTCCCGACCGTTACCGTTTGATGGAATCGGGCGGCAGTGACAAACAGGTCGTCCAGGAATTTTATGAAGCCTTGAACAAGCCCCAGACCGGCGACTTCGACAGCAACGTCAGCGGAGGCTCGGTGCAGAATGTCGGCATGACCGCCAATCACGACACCGCCATCAGCAACCTCGATTATCTCCAAAGAACTGCTATGGATGCCGAGTTCAGCTCCCGCGAAATCCAGACGATTGCGAAAAAAACGTATTCCGGTGTAACCTATCCCCCCGGACAGTTGTCGAATGATTTGAGGCTCGTGGCTCGTCTCATTGGCGGCGGCTTAAAAACCCGCATTTATTACGTCAACCAGGGAGGCTACGACACCCATGCCAACCAGCAGGCAACGCACAGCCGCCTCATGACCGACCTTTCCGGAGCCCTGTCGGCCTTTGCTTCCGATCTCAAGGCTCAGGGCAATTTCGACCGTGTTCTGCTCATGACCTTCAGCGAGTTTGGACGCCGCGTGCAGGAAAACGCCTCAGGCGGCACCGACCACGGCGTGGCTGGCCCCATGTTTGTCCTGGGCGGAAAAGTCAAGGCCGGCGCCTACGGCCAATACCCGAGCCTTACGGACCTCGACCATGGCGACATCCGGCACAACCTGGATTTCCGTTCCGTCTATGCCACGGTATTGGACCGCTGGCTGAAAGCGGATTCCGCGGCGATCCTCAAACGCAAGTTTGACAGCCTGGATTTTGTTTAA